A region from the Paludicola sp. MB14-C6 genome encodes:
- a CDS encoding RING finger protein, with translation MNRYAHIDCPICGKPLDDGSAVVVCPDCGAPYHLECYKINQQCIFQDLHEKNEEWKPPIKETFDSKFDGHSEFRCSRCGTLNPPEGIFCQVCGNRLSDQTEENDNLKQPFGQMPPFGGGFTPPGMPLNPFISPFGGVSPDEEIDGVAAKDLAIFVGRNSHYFLPRFKYLASSKGKITTVNWAAFFFSGIYFLYRKMYGIGILLILINIFCSIPDVISAIAMINSIGTLDTTIVNTDSLTTIGLITSLISMSVRLFCGFMANKLYKKHTYKKIAKIKEETQGQSEEVYVKTLTQKGSVAVKLLFTLLMIYLVGSFVLTFIALPYI, from the coding sequence ATGAACAGATACGCACATATTGATTGCCCAATTTGTGGAAAACCGCTTGATGATGGCAGTGCAGTTGTTGTATGTCCAGATTGTGGTGCACCATATCATTTAGAGTGTTATAAAATAAATCAACAATGTATCTTCCAAGACCTTCATGAAAAAAATGAAGAATGGAAGCCACCTATAAAAGAAACTTTTGATTCCAAATTCGATGGACACTCCGAGTTTCGCTGCTCTCGTTGTGGAACTCTCAATCCTCCTGAAGGAATCTTTTGTCAAGTTTGTGGCAACCGATTAAGTGATCAAACGGAAGAAAACGATAATTTGAAACAACCATTTGGTCAAATGCCACCTTTTGGCGGAGGATTTACTCCTCCTGGAATGCCACTAAACCCTTTTATATCACCATTCGGCGGTGTCTCACCCGACGAAGAGATTGATGGAGTTGCAGCGAAGGATTTAGCGATTTTTGTGGGAAGAAACTCCCATTATTTTTTACCACGCTTTAAGTATTTAGCTTCATCAAAAGGGAAGATAACAACTGTTAACTGGGCGGCTTTCTTTTTTTCCGGTATATATTTCTTATATAGAAAGATGTACGGCATCGGAATTTTATTGATTTTAATTAATATATTTTGTTCCATTCCAGATGTGATAAGCGCTATCGCCATGATTAACTCAATCGGAACGTTAGACACAACCATTGTGAATACCGATTCGCTAACAACGATAGGCTTGATAACAAGCTTAATTAGTATGAGTGTACGCTTATTTTGTGGATTTATGGCTAATAAATTATATAAAAAGCATACTTACAAAAAAATTGCAAAAATAAAAGAAGAAACGCAAGGACAAAGCGAAGAAGTTTACGTAAAAACGCTAACACAAAAGGGCTCTGTAGCAGTAAAGTTATTGTTTACATTATTGATGATATATTTAGTTGGTTCATTTGTTCTTACTTTTATTGCATTGCCATATATCTAA
- the rpsF gene encoding 30S ribosomal protein S6 has translation MAKLQEKYEAIIVLSTKLGEDGIKAVNEKVNELIAANGAIESVDEWGKRRLAYAINYETEGFYTLYNFTANPSFPAELDRVLKITDGVLRSLITTKPGK, from the coding sequence ATGGCTAAACTACAAGAGAAATACGAGGCAATTATCGTCCTAAGTACAAAATTAGGTGAAGACGGCATTAAAGCGGTTAACGAAAAAGTTAATGAGCTTATCGCTGCAAACGGTGCAATCGAGTCTGTTGATGAGTGGGGCAAACGTAGACTAGCTTATGCTATCAACTACGAAACAGAAGGTTTTTATACTTTGTATAATTTCACTGCTAACCCAAGCTTCCCAGCTGAGCTAGACCGTGTATTAAAAATCACTGATGGTGTTCTTCGTTCTTTAATCACTACTAAACCTGGCAAATAA
- a CDS encoding single-stranded DNA-binding protein: MLNRVILMGRLTADPELKSTPSGVSVTSFSIAVERNFADKSTGSRQADFINIVAWRQTAEFISRYFSKGRMIALEGSIQTRSYEDKNGNKRTAFEVVVDQAYFADSKQSDAGASKPSNNFPTPESFPEPAKGTGFSIGDFEEIDTDDSDLPF; this comes from the coding sequence ATGTTAAACAGAGTTATTCTTATGGGAAGATTAACAGCAGATCCTGAATTAAAATCAACTCCTAGCGGAGTATCTGTAACGAGTTTTTCCATTGCTGTTGAAAGAAATTTTGCTGATAAATCAACCGGTAGTCGTCAAGCTGATTTTATTAATATCGTTGCTTGGAGACAAACTGCAGAATTTATTAGTCGATATTTTTCAAAGGGCAGAATGATTGCATTAGAAGGTAGTATTCAAACAAGAAGCTATGAAGACAAAAATGGTAATAAACGTACTGCATTTGAAGTAGTTGTAGATCAAGCTTACTTTGCTGATAGTAAACAAAGTGATGCGGGAGCTTCAAAGCCTTCAAACAATTTCCCAACACCGGAAAGTTTTCCTGAACCTGCAAAAGGAACAGGATTCTCAATCGGAGATTTTGAAGAAATTGATACAGACGATAGCGATTTACCATTCTAA
- the rpsR gene encoding 30S ribosomal protein S18, translating into MERNNRSFDRNDKGGRPGARRPRKKVCAFCVDKAEFIDYKDVAKLRRFVSERAKIVPRRVTGTCARHQRELTTAIKRARHVALLPYVSE; encoded by the coding sequence ATGGAGAGAAATAATCGTTCTTTTGATAGAAATGATAAAGGCGGACGTCCAGGTGCAAGAAGACCACGTAAAAAAGTTTGTGCTTTCTGCGTAGACAAAGCTGAATTTATTGATTATAAAGATGTTGCTAAACTAAGAAGATTTGTTTCTGAAAGAGCTAAAATCGTTCCAAGACGTGTAACAGGTACTTGTGCTCGTCACCAACGTGAACTAACAACAGCAATCAAACGTGCAAGACACGTAGCTCTTTTACCTTACGTAAGCGAATAA
- the tnpA gene encoding IS200/IS605 family transposase: protein MKNEVKQTAHSSYRCEYHIVFAPKYRRKIIYKDLRRDVGEIFRKLCTEMKVEIIEAEACVDHIHMLVSIPPYMSISQFVGTLKSKSALMIFDRHANLKYKYGSRNFWCRGYFVDTVGKNEKKIAEYIRNQLEEDYAKDQISFKEYTDPFTGNQVK from the coding sequence ATGAAAAATGAAGTAAAACAGACAGCACATTCAAGTTATAGGTGCGAATACCATATAGTGTTTGCACCAAAATATAGAAGAAAAATAATTTATAAAGATTTGCGAAGAGATGTAGGTGAAATATTTCGAAAATTATGCACAGAAATGAAAGTGGAAATAATAGAAGCGGAGGCATGTGTAGATCACATACACATGTTAGTAAGTATTCCACCGTATATGAGTATATCACAGTTTGTAGGAACACTCAAGAGTAAGAGTGCACTGATGATATTCGATAGGCATGCAAATTTAAAATATAAATATGGATCACGAAATTTTTGGTGTAGAGGTTATTTTGTAGATACAGTAGGAAAAAATGAAAAGAAAATAGCAGAGTACATTCGAAACCAATTAGAAGAAGATTATGCAAAAGACCAAATTTCATTTAAAGAATATACGGACCCGTTTACGGGTAATCAAGTGAAATAG
- a CDS encoding NAD(P)H-dependent glycerol-3-phosphate dehydrogenase, translated as MANIMVLGAGGFGISLAVTLNKYGHNVCMWSAVPSEIEEIRLHGENRKLLPGIAVDFSIELTTAIEKAKDCELIIFAVASKFVREVALKVKPYVTRDTILVNVAKGFEESTMLHLSQVIQSELPNNDVVVLSGPSHAEEIARGVPTTIVAACKNRASAQYVQDVMMNTNLRVYVNDDILGVELGGALKNIIAVCAGICDGMNLGDNTKAALMTRGLAEIARLGTAMGAQSETFTGLTGVGDLIVTCMSMHSRNRRCGIFIGQGLSSEDAIARVGMTVEGCAATKVAYQLSKKYNVDMPIVAAIYSVLYENKDIQEAVRDLMGRPKRHESEHIWMSEKSKPLVN; from the coding sequence ATGGCAAACATCATGGTACTTGGCGCAGGAGGATTCGGTATTTCTCTTGCGGTTACCTTAAACAAATACGGTCATAATGTATGCATGTGGTCTGCTGTTCCAAGTGAAATCGAAGAAATTCGTTTACATGGTGAAAACAGAAAGCTGCTACCCGGAATTGCAGTTGATTTCTCAATCGAACTGACTACTGCTATAGAAAAAGCAAAGGATTGCGAGTTAATTATCTTTGCAGTAGCATCAAAATTCGTTCGTGAAGTAGCGCTTAAAGTAAAGCCATATGTAACTAGAGACACGATTCTTGTAAACGTAGCAAAAGGCTTTGAAGAATCTACAATGCTTCATCTTTCTCAAGTGATTCAAAGTGAATTACCTAATAATGATGTTGTTGTACTTTCCGGCCCATCTCATGCTGAAGAGATTGCAAGAGGTGTTCCTACTACAATTGTTGCTGCTTGTAAAAATAGAGCTAGTGCACAATATGTACAAGATGTTATGATGAACACTAACCTTAGAGTTTATGTGAACGACGATATCCTAGGCGTTGAGCTTGGCGGTGCATTAAAAAATATTATTGCAGTATGCGCGGGTATTTGCGATGGCATGAACTTAGGCGATAACACAAAGGCTGCTTTAATGACAAGAGGGCTTGCAGAAATTGCACGTTTAGGTACTGCAATGGGTGCACAAAGCGAAACCTTTACGGGACTTACCGGTGTAGGTGACTTAATTGTTACTTGTATGAGTATGCATTCTCGTAATCGCCGTTGCGGAATCTTTATTGGGCAGGGTTTGTCCTCTGAAGATGCGATTGCTCGTGTTGGCATGACGGTTGAAGGATGTGCTGCAACCAAGGTTGCATATCAGCTCAGTAAAAAATACAATGTGGATATGCCGATTGTTGCCGCTATTTATAGTGTACTTTATGAAAATAAGGATATTCAAGAAGCCGTTCGTGATTTAATGGGAAGACCGAAACGTCATGAAAGTGAACATATTTGGATGTCAGAGAAATCAAAACCACTAGTGAACTAG
- the plsY gene encoding glycerol-3-phosphate 1-O-acyltransferase PlsY, whose amino-acid sequence MAWTLPVILCTIGATVVAYLLGSCNFAIIITKLFANDDIRNHGSGNAGLTNVLRTLGKGPALLTLIGDFSKGILSVILVRLLLHYIAGVNDFYVADYIVAIAALLGHNFPLYYGFRGGKGILVSFGAVMILSPIAGTICFIGFLLAVIFTKYVSFGSIVACILFPITTQLFYYLKTSTFSLTQLILALCISALIIFMHRSNISRLLHGKESKLSFKRK is encoded by the coding sequence ATGGCTTGGACGTTACCTGTTATTCTTTGCACAATTGGCGCTACAGTTGTTGCTTATTTACTTGGTAGTTGTAATTTTGCAATTATTATCACAAAACTATTTGCCAATGACGATATTCGAAACCATGGAAGCGGAAATGCCGGTTTAACGAATGTATTGCGTACACTTGGAAAAGGACCTGCATTACTTACCTTAATTGGTGATTTTTCAAAAGGAATTCTTTCTGTTATTTTAGTGCGATTACTGTTACACTATATTGCAGGAGTTAACGATTTTTATGTTGCTGATTACATTGTTGCAATTGCGGCATTACTTGGACACAACTTCCCTCTTTATTATGGATTTAGAGGTGGTAAGGGTATTTTAGTATCCTTTGGAGCAGTAATGATTTTATCGCCGATTGCCGGAACAATTTGCTTTATTGGCTTTTTATTAGCTGTTATATTTACCAAATATGTTTCTTTTGGCTCTATTGTAGCATGTATTCTATTTCCTATTACAACGCAGCTATTTTATTATCTAAAAACATCTACTTTTAGCTTAACACAGTTGATCTTAGCATTGTGTATTTCTGCGCTTATTATCTTTATGCATCGCTCTAATATATCACGCTTGCTTCATGGCAAGGAAAGCAAACTATCTTTTAAAAGAAAATAA
- the der gene encoding ribosome biogenesis GTPase Der produces MAKPVVAIVGRPNVGKSTLFNKLVGQRISIVEDTPGVTRDRIFSECEWLNRRFLLVDTGGIEPSSDDVILSQMKQQAEIAIENADVTILVVDVKSGVTATDQDVASMLQKSGKPVIVCVNKCDNVGSPPADFYEFYNLGLGEIYPVSSVHGHGTGDLLDAVFAHIQEDTQDDYNEDYIKVAIIGKPNVGKSSLINKISGENRMIVSNIAGTTRDAVDTIIENDYGKYVFIDTAGIRKRSKVLEKIEHYSVLRAYMAIERADVCVMMIDATEGFTEQDSKIAGYAHEQGKACIIAVNKWDAIEKDDKTMKEFETKLSIDFSFMSYAPFVFISAQTGQRINKLYEMINLVAHNNAIRISTGKLNDLLSYITARVQPPSDKGKRLKIYYMTQASTKPPTFVCFCNKAELFHFSYVRYIENQIRETFQLTGTPIHFVIRQREE; encoded by the coding sequence ATGGCAAAACCTGTTGTCGCAATTGTCGGCAGACCTAATGTAGGAAAATCTACATTATTCAACAAATTAGTGGGGCAAAGAATTTCTATTGTTGAAGATACTCCTGGTGTAACACGTGATAGAATTTTTTCAGAATGTGAATGGCTGAATCGTCGCTTTCTTTTAGTAGATACAGGCGGTATTGAGCCATCTTCCGATGACGTAATATTATCCCAAATGAAGCAGCAAGCTGAAATTGCAATTGAAAATGCAGACGTTACTATTCTTGTTGTAGATGTAAAAAGCGGTGTTACTGCAACGGACCAAGATGTTGCTTCTATGCTTCAAAAGAGTGGAAAACCCGTTATTGTTTGCGTAAACAAATGTGATAACGTTGGTAGTCCACCTGCTGATTTTTACGAATTCTATAACCTCGGTTTAGGCGAAATCTACCCTGTTTCCAGTGTGCATGGTCATGGAACAGGTGATTTATTAGATGCTGTTTTCGCTCATATTCAAGAAGATACGCAAGATGATTATAACGAAGATTACATCAAAGTTGCAATTATCGGTAAACCAAACGTAGGTAAATCTTCTTTGATTAACAAAATTTCCGGTGAAAACCGTATGATTGTCTCTAATATTGCAGGCACAACCCGTGATGCTGTTGATACTATCATAGAAAATGATTATGGAAAATATGTATTTATCGATACAGCTGGTATTCGCAAGCGTTCTAAGGTACTTGAGAAAATCGAGCACTACAGCGTATTGCGTGCATATATGGCAATTGAACGTGCAGATGTATGCGTAATGATGATTGACGCTACAGAAGGATTTACAGAGCAAGATTCAAAAATTGCAGGCTATGCACATGAGCAAGGAAAGGCTTGTATTATCGCTGTTAACAAATGGGATGCGATTGAAAAAGACGATAAAACAATGAAAGAATTTGAAACCAAGCTTTCTATTGATTTTAGTTTCATGTCTTATGCACCATTTGTATTCATTTCCGCTCAAACCGGTCAACGTATCAATAAACTATACGAAATGATTAACCTTGTAGCACATAACAATGCAATTCGTATTTCTACAGGTAAATTAAATGATTTATTAAGCTATATTACAGCAAGAGTTCAACCACCATCCGATAAAGGAAAGCGTTTAAAAATTTACTACATGACACAAGCATCCACAAAGCCACCAACATTTGTTTGCTTTTGTAATAAAGCTGAGCTGTTCCATTTTTCTTATGTTCGCTATATTGAAAATCAAATCAGAGAAACGTTCCAGCTAACTGGAACACCAATTCATTTTGTTATCAGACAACGTGAAGAATAA
- a CDS encoding DUF512 domain-containing protein, translated as MSVIITGITPKSIAEKKKLCIDDTIVSINDNEIHDILDYDFYSADEKLSIEVIKANGRHKKIKINKPEYEDIGVQFSTYLMDKQHSCTNKCVFCFVDQLPCGMRESLYFKDDDERLSFLFGNYITLTNMKPEEIDRIIKMHISPINISVHTTNPELRIKMMKNRFAGDVLKYIETLAKANIKINTQLVLCRNLNDKDELTKSLNDLSKLYPSVQTIACVPVGITKYRQNLAELQTYDQQSASETIDLIEAFNHEFYQKHGTRIAYPADEFYIKAKRPIPDAEYYEDFAQLDNGVGVIALQKQEFQSALEDIDESNQSRKITVATGVDARPFIQNLVDELKKKWHNLECNVIAIENEFFGKTITVAGLVTGSDLINQLKGIDLGEQLILPTCMLRHEQDMFLDDVTLEQVKEALHIPIVLTENDGYEVLDALIGNKEPVI; from the coding sequence ATGAGTGTTATCATTACCGGAATCACTCCAAAAAGTATAGCGGAAAAAAAGAAGCTTTGTATCGACGATACCATTGTTTCCATTAACGATAATGAAATACATGATATTTTAGACTATGACTTTTATTCTGCTGACGAAAAGCTTTCCATTGAAGTAATCAAAGCAAATGGTAGGCATAAAAAAATTAAAATAAACAAACCCGAATATGAAGATATTGGCGTTCAATTTAGTACCTATTTAATGGACAAACAGCATAGCTGCACCAACAAATGTGTTTTTTGCTTTGTTGACCAGCTGCCTTGCGGAATGAGAGAAAGCTTATACTTCAAAGATGATGATGAACGACTTTCCTTTTTATTCGGTAATTATATTACCTTAACCAATATGAAGCCTGAAGAAATAGACCGAATTATTAAAATGCACATCAGCCCAATTAACATTTCTGTGCATACAACCAACCCCGAGCTTCGTATAAAAATGATGAAAAACCGTTTTGCCGGGGATGTTTTAAAATATATTGAAACCCTTGCAAAAGCTAATATAAAAATCAATACCCAATTGGTGCTTTGTCGTAACTTAAATGACAAAGATGAGCTAACCAAAAGCTTAAATGATTTATCGAAACTATACCCTAGCGTACAAACCATAGCTTGTGTTCCGGTTGGAATTACAAAATATCGCCAAAACCTAGCGGAATTACAAACTTACGATCAACAGTCTGCTAGCGAAACGATTGATTTAATTGAAGCATTCAACCATGAATTTTATCAAAAACATGGTACAAGAATTGCTTATCCGGCAGATGAATTTTATATAAAAGCCAAACGCCCTATTCCCGATGCGGAATATTATGAAGATTTTGCTCAACTCGACAATGGTGTTGGCGTAATTGCTTTACAAAAGCAAGAATTTCAATCTGCTTTAGAGGATATAGACGAATCAAATCAATCAAGAAAAATCACCGTTGCTACAGGCGTGGATGCAAGACCTTTTATTCAAAACCTTGTTGACGAACTTAAGAAAAAATGGCATAATTTAGAGTGTAATGTAATCGCAATTGAAAATGAATTCTTCGGTAAAACAATTACTGTAGCAGGATTGGTTACCGGCTCGGATTTAATAAACCAACTAAAAGGAATTGACCTTGGCGAGCAGTTAATTCTGCCTACTTGTATGCTTCGTCATGAGCAAGATATGTTTTTAGATGATGTTACATTGGAACAAGTAAAAGAAGCTTTGCATATTCCGATTGTTTTAACCGAAAATGATGGATATGAGGTGCTTGATGCACTGATTGGAAATAAAGAACCGGTAATTTAA
- the rpmF gene encoding 50S ribosomal protein L32, whose translation MAVPKRKVSKARRDKRRASVWKLDMPAFSKCTQCGELKAPHKVCGNCGYYKGVQVIKKEA comes from the coding sequence GTGGCTGTACCAAAGAGAAAGGTATCCAAAGCAAGAAGAGATAAAAGACGTGCTAGCGTATGGAAGCTAGATATGCCTGCATTTTCTAAATGCACACAATGCGGTGAGTTGAAAGCTCCACATAAAGTATGTGGTAATTGTGGTTATTATAAAGGCGTTCAAGTTATTAAAAAAGAAGCATAA
- a CDS encoding YceD family protein, whose translation MIIELKQVFDIIGESFSFDYALDLSDYELFNDHPFTSPVNVKGEVSNKAGIVLLQYTADFTLKLHCDRCLEVFDRDFHFAFEQILVTELNTDNDEYFVVEDNRLNLDELCVSDILLNLPSKLLCKPDCKGLCPKCGVNLNQKSCLCKKNEVDPRLAVLSQLLVDDQD comes from the coding sequence ATGATTATTGAGTTAAAACAAGTTTTCGATATTATTGGCGAGTCTTTTTCATTTGATTATGCGTTGGATTTGTCCGATTACGAACTATTTAACGATCATCCATTTACATCCCCAGTGAATGTAAAAGGTGAGGTTTCGAATAAGGCCGGCATCGTATTATTGCAATATACTGCTGACTTTACTTTAAAACTCCATTGTGACAGATGCTTAGAGGTTTTTGACCGTGACTTTCATTTTGCTTTTGAGCAAATTTTAGTGACTGAGCTAAATACTGACAATGATGAGTACTTTGTAGTTGAGGATAATCGTCTAAATTTAGATGAATTGTGTGTTTCTGATATCCTTTTGAATCTACCATCAAAACTACTTTGTAAACCTGATTGTAAAGGTTTATGTCCTAAATGTGGCGTGAATTTAAACCAAAAGAGTTGTCTATGCAAAAAAAATGAAGTTGATCCGAGACTAGCGGTTTTAAGTCAGTTATTAGTTGATGACCAAGACTAA
- a CDS encoding DUF3888 domain-containing protein, with amino-acid sequence MNKVIKMSCKNNVIYIALLILGLFVGLLCYSQNNTNNFKVTQNTYKTESDCNTVIVKTYLKAIQNASNDFYSDYFTITPTVDFHRITVKQILSQHTTSIIVFTSEPFIGPHDTVGIDEISFYAYETGEVKLKEFKHIVSYSVPQNLKDIVKKPIPGDYE; translated from the coding sequence ATGAATAAGGTTATTAAAATGAGTTGCAAAAATAACGTTATATATATTGCTCTACTTATTTTAGGGTTATTTGTTGGGCTTTTGTGCTATAGTCAAAACAACACCAATAATTTTAAAGTCACGCAAAACACCTATAAAACAGAATCTGATTGCAACACTGTAATAGTTAAAACATATTTAAAAGCAATACAAAATGCTTCGAATGATTTTTATAGTGACTATTTTACAATAACGCCAACGGTAGATTTTCACCGTATAACTGTGAAACAAATATTATCTCAGCATACCACAAGCATCATTGTATTTACTAGTGAACCATTTATTGGTCCACATGATACTGTTGGCATTGATGAAATTTCATTTTATGCATATGAAACAGGGGAAGTAAAACTAAAAGAATTCAAACATATAGTCAGTTATTCTGTACCACAAAATTTAAAAGATATTGTGAAGAAGCCTATCCCAGGTGATTATGAATAA
- a CDS encoding IS256 family transposase — MEKQPKELLKEYVNSQNFTSTTEVMQAMKEMFKDVLQQVMDSELDEELGYQKSQRIANDDGKSMSKNYRNGYSKKTVKTQLGEVDINVPRDRNGEFEPQIIGKYNRNADGMEEKIIALYSCGMSQRDIAEQVKNLYDVEISDGLVSKITEKIMPEVTAWQNRPLDSVYPFVFMDAIHYKVKENNQFVTKAAYVVLGITLEGNKDILGIWIGENESSKFWLSVMNDLKSRGLQDVYLFCVDGLKGFKEAINAAYPKAHIQRCIIHQIRYSTRYVGYKDIKKLMADLKLVYQAVTEEEALNNLISFKEKWGKSYPSCIKSWEDNWDILSTFFAYPTDVRKIIYTTNIIEGLNRQFRQITKNKPSFQNDDSLKRILYLASKKIVERWTQRCRNWDVVLNQLNIMFSDRIAG, encoded by the coding sequence ATGGAAAAGCAACCGAAAGAGTTATTAAAAGAGTATGTGAACAGCCAAAACTTCACAAGCACAACAGAGGTTATGCAGGCAATGAAAGAGATGTTCAAAGATGTTCTTCAGCAAGTTATGGATAGTGAATTAGACGAAGAATTGGGTTACCAAAAAAGTCAAAGAATAGCGAACGATGACGGAAAAAGCATGTCGAAAAATTATCGAAATGGATATTCAAAGAAAACAGTTAAAACACAACTTGGCGAAGTGGATATTAATGTTCCTCGTGATAGAAACGGTGAATTTGAACCACAAATTATTGGTAAATATAATCGTAATGCTGACGGGATGGAAGAAAAAATTATTGCACTTTACTCTTGTGGCATGTCTCAACGAGATATTGCTGAACAAGTAAAAAATCTTTATGATGTAGAAATTTCAGATGGACTAGTAAGCAAGATAACAGAAAAAATAATGCCGGAAGTAACAGCATGGCAAAACCGTCCACTAGATAGTGTATACCCATTTGTGTTCATGGATGCAATACACTACAAAGTAAAAGAAAACAATCAGTTTGTAACGAAAGCAGCATATGTGGTTTTAGGAATTACACTTGAAGGAAATAAAGATATATTGGGCATTTGGATTGGAGAAAACGAGAGCTCAAAATTCTGGTTGAGCGTTATGAATGACTTGAAATCAAGGGGTTTGCAAGATGTATACCTATTTTGTGTTGACGGTTTAAAAGGTTTTAAAGAAGCAATCAATGCAGCATATCCCAAAGCGCACATTCAACGTTGTATTATACATCAAATTCGATATTCAACACGATATGTAGGATACAAAGATATCAAGAAGTTAATGGCAGATCTAAAACTAGTATATCAAGCTGTTACAGAGGAAGAAGCATTGAATAATCTAATATCATTCAAAGAAAAATGGGGTAAAAGTTATCCTTCTTGCATAAAGAGTTGGGAGGATAACTGGGATATACTATCAACCTTTTTTGCATATCCAACTGATGTAAGGAAAATAATATACACAACTAATATTATTGAGGGATTAAACAGGCAGTTCAGACAAATAACCAAGAATAAACCATCATTTCAAAATGATGATAGTTTAAAAAGGATACTGTATTTAGCTTCAAAAAAAATTGTCGAACGATGGACACAACGTTGTCGAAATTGGGACGTTGTTTTAAACCAATTAAACATCATGTTTTCGGACAGAATCGCTGGATGA
- a CDS encoding YaiI/YqxD family protein: MSRILIDADGCPVVDITIKVAKEFSIEVMILCDTSHFFERNGATTITVSKGADSVDFKLANMIEKGDIVVTQDYGLAAMCLAKNALVLNQNGMQYTNDNIDALLLARHTAKKIRNSGGRLKGNKKRTEDQNEAFEKALRGIIASRNI, from the coding sequence ATGTCAAGAATACTCATAGACGCAGATGGATGCCCTGTCGTTGATATTACAATTAAAGTTGCAAAAGAATTCTCCATAGAAGTAATGATACTTTGTGATACTTCACACTTCTTTGAACGAAATGGTGCAACTACAATTACCGTATCAAAAGGCGCTGACAGTGTTGACTTTAAACTGGCAAACATGATTGAAAAAGGCGATATTGTGGTTACTCAGGATTACGGGCTTGCTGCAATGTGTCTTGCAAAAAACGCTTTGGTTTTAAATCAAAACGGTATGCAATACACCAACGATAATATTGATGCTTTGCTTTTGGCTCGCCATACTGCAAAGAAAATCCGCAATAGCGGTGGAAGATTAAAAGGAAACAAAAAGCGAACAGAAGATCAAAATGAAGCATTTGAGAAAGCGTTGAGAGGGATAATAGCGAGTAGAAATATATAA